GACTAAGCGAGCAGCACGACGAGCTGCTGCGATCGACTGTTTGAGCGGGGACGACACACTGCTGTTTGTCTGTCATGGGAATATTTGTCGCAGCCCATTTGCAGAATGGTACACGAAACAGGAACTCAATAGCCGTGGTATTGAGGGGGTGACTGTCGACTCTGCGGGCTTCCAGTCGCCATCTGATCCGACTTCACCACAGGATGCAGTGACGACAGCAACGAATTGGGATGTGGATCTCACAGACCACCACTCTGTGCAAGCGGATGCCGAGATTCTCAACGAGTCTGATCTCGTCTTATTAATGGACTACAAGAACTACTATAATTTCATAACTGCGTTCCCCAAATTCAGCGACCGGATTTTCTTCCTCCGTCTGTTTGATCACGGTTCAGAGATGGAACTCACAGACCCATACAACAACGGAACTGACGCATTTGAAACGGTGTATGAACAGATCGCCCACTGTATCGATTCCATTCTTGAAGAGTACTCGTCGTCGGTTAGCGGGTGATTCCGGGGGGGGGGAATGCAGGGAAAGTCGGACGAGTAACCACTAGCCACATTGGAGACCGTTATCACCACCTCCAATTTGTATTCTGCTGGCTGGACTTGTGAGTACGAACGCCGTATTGCCAGTCGATCGAGAGTTCAATCACCGTGCGTAATACCTCGTACTTTCGATCCAATTGATCTTAGCAAGGGTGTTCTGACTTCTACAATCGAAAATCGACAGCTAGCTTCGATCCCACCCCGTTGACGAACAAATCAGTTATTGAGAGATAATTATATAGACTTCGATGTGGGATTACCTACGAACGCCGTGCTGCCGGTCAATAATGGCCACCCATCGTGTTCGTGTGGTATACAGAAAACTGTCATCGCATCTGACCGTGACAGGCGGCGTTCCTACTTCTATACAAATAAGCGATAGCTACGGCACCACAACCATTGACTTCGCTGTTGTCACTCCGATACTCAGTGTACTCACGCTTGCAACTGTACTGCGATACACTTTCCTTCGAACTGACCTCTCAATCTCGGAGAATATTCACTACTAGATGCTTATGGCCTCTTCGTCTCCCATATCATCACCAAAACCGTCGGCATCACCTACTTGATCAATGGCCTCTAACATAGTCCAAGTTAGAGACGCTACGATTGCACTATGCTTGTCACTATTGACCACTGGCCGAGCACAAGATAACTGTCAAATTCTGTTGAGTGTCCCCGGCCACTTCTACCAGTGACCGACCGCACAATCGTTGACTCCAAGACGCTGCTCGGCCTTTTGCTGGCGGTCCACGATCAGAATGATACAGTCCTCGCTCCAGTAACTGCCGTATTTAGCTACGCATTCATTGGATGGAATGCAAAACCACTCACAGCGTATGCATTAGGACGACCAGTCTCAACTATTCTGTGGATTCTGTCACGGCCTAGCGACGTGGTCGACCAGCCGTGAGAGTGTGTTTCGTGTGTTCTCGCCGCCCGACAGACACCCCCCACCGTTACAAGTGAATACCGACCGGCGGCGTGGTCGACTGGCTGTAGATCACGTTCACCGCGTGTCTCAATGGCTGCTAAATCAGATAGAAAATGTATGCTAGCAGGCAGAACACGACAATGCCGACGATCACGAGCTGGCCGTTGGACAACCACCGAGTGTCGACGTCGTCGATCTCGTCTAGCTCTGCACCCGATTCATCGGTTTTGATCGAACCGTCAAGGTTCACATCGGGCGAGGATTCGTACTCTGGCTCAGCAGTGCCATACACCTGCCCCTCCTCGACGTCGACCGTCTCATACTCGCTGTCGTTCTGGTAGTTCGGATTGTTGTCGTTGGCTTCGGCGACCGTGTAGTTCTTGTCAGGATCGGGCGTCGGTTCGTCGTCCTCAGTGCTGGATGCATTGATTTCGGCGACAGATTTTGTCTCTGGCTGCTCGCGATGCGTGTCCTCGCCGAGTGTCTCAAACTGTGTATTGAACCACTTACCGTCGGTAGTATCGACGTACAGGGATACACAGTCGTGATTCTCTGGTAGAATATGAGACTCGCAGTGGATCTCGCCGCAGCCACGACAGCGGTGGCCGAGAGTGGTTTCATCACAGACCGTGCATTTGTTCATCAGTATTGTCCTGTCGGTTTGAAATAGTAATACAAATAGGTATGTATACAATGTTGAGCAGTCAATGCCACCTCGAAAATCGTTCTCATTGTTAAATCCACGTTAAGCACTGTTTGACGTTTTATCAACCTGTAGACCCATTAGCAAGTATGCAGCTATCCAGAAAACAACAAGGCGGCCTACTGGCAGGCGGCGGACTCGTCGGTGCTGCGGTCGTCAGTTGGCTCACCTCGGACAGCGAGCCCAAACATGACGAACTGCTCGAACAGACGTACAACGCCGTCGACGATGCGACCGACGACTCCGTGGCGATCGGTGCCGAACACGGTGTCGGTGATGGCGAAGGAACGCGCGATATCGACGGCATTAACGGGTGGCCTGATATGGCGGTAACAGGATTCGGGGTGTCGAGCCTGCTGGTCGAAGTCGAGAGTTCCGATGCCTTAGCTGAGAAACCTGAAAAAGTGATCGAACAGGTCGATGGGTTCCAAAAGAACGGCTATCGGCGGGTGATCGTCGTTCATTCCAGTCTCGTTGATGCGGCCGAGGAGCTGGTCGACGAGATCAACGGGAAGGTCCATGTGAAAACGCCAAAGCGTGTGATCGACCTCTTATAGAAAGAGAGTACATTTCGTGTGTTCTCGTCGCCCGGCACACCCCACCGTGTCGAGTGAATACCGACACTCGGCGGCGTGGTCGACTGGCTGTAAATCACATTCACCGCCCGCTACAACGGCAGCCGTCGACTTGTCTCACTAACCAAGTTTTGGATTTTGAGTCAAACAATTCTCCCAATCTTGGTTAGTCAGACCACACCCAGTTTTCACGAGTTATCGACGATCGGCTACACCCCGTGTTCAAAGTGTAATTCCCGGGTATTTAGCCGCCACAGACCACCTTGTCGTGATATCAGCCCCACGCCCAGTGAGAAAGAGAGTACGTTTCGTGTGTTAGCCGGACAATTACGGCCCCCCCTACAGCAGTACATAGAGAGAGTACATTTCGTGTGTTCTCGGTTTCGGAGATACCACAGAAACGCCACACAGCCACTGATTTCAGCCGGTACGACAACCACGGCCCTAACACACGAATCTCCGGTAGTGAGGTTTTATATACTAGTCTAGTAGTGACTAGAATAGAAAGGGAATGTCTGACCCGTTTGCCGACCTCCACGAGACGTTGTTTGCCGACAAGGACGTGCTTTCGGAGGACTACCAACCCGAGAGTATCCTTGAACGAGACGACGAGATCGAGGAATACCGCCACGCCCTCAGCGACGTGCTGTTCGGCCGGAGTCCCGAGAACATCATGCTGTATGGAAAGGCCGGGCTCGGGAAAACAGCCGTCACGAAATACATGATGGACGCACTGGTCGACAACGCAGCCACTCGGGAGGAGGCCGACGAACTCCATGTCCACGAACGCAACTGCAACGGCAAGACGCTGTTTACGATCGTCCGTGGGCTAGTCAACGACCTGCTACCGCCCGAGGCGAGTCCGTTTCCGAAACGCGGCCTTGGGACCGCTGATGCCTTCGAGGAGCTGTACGCCCAACTCGATAGGCGCGGTGGGACGCACCTGATCGTCTTGGATGAGATTGACCACCTCGAAGACGCCGATACGCTGTTGTACGAACTCCCACGGGCGCGGTCGAACGGCCACATTGAGACCGCCCACGTCGGCCTCATCGGCATCTCGAACAACTACACGTTCCGTGAGCAACTGTCGCCGAAGGTCAAAGACACACTGATGGAAACCGAGATCTCATTCAGCCCGTACAACGCTGTCGAACTCCAGACAATCCTGGAGAATCGTGCCGAGAAAGCCTTTGTCGACGGTGGGTATGATAAGTCGGCGATCAACAAAGCCGCCGCCTTCGCCGCCCGTGACGTAGGCAACGCCCGGCAGGCGATCGACCTGTTGCGTGTCGGCGGCGAAGTTGCCGAGAAACGCCGTGCGGAGTGTGTCACCGACGCCGATATCGAGGAAGCACGGACGAAGGTCAAACGCGGTCGACTCGAAAATCGCATTCGCGATCAGACTGAACACGCCCAGTACATCTTACAGGCAGTGGCGATCTTAGAGAGCGACGACAAGACGCCCGCCCGGTCGAAACAGATTCAAGGGATGTACGAGGCCGTTGCAACCCGCTGTGGAGCCGACCCGCTGACCACGCTGAAAAGCATCCAGGATCATCTCTCGGAGTTGCATATGCTCGGGTTTCTCCAACGGTTCGAACGCAACGAGGGTCGCGGTGGTGGCCAGTATCACGAACACGCACTCGACTTAGACCCCGAGGTCGTGATCGAGATCCGCAAGCAGATCGAATCCGAACGGGGCGAGTAGCTTCGGGTTCGGTGGTGAGAACACACGAAATGTACTCTCTGTCTGTCGACCACCCCACCGTCGACCACTCTCTTTTATTGGCCTAACACACGAAACGTACTCTCTGTCTGTCGGCGAGGGGCCGTCGACTGTGGGTCAGAACACACGAAATGTACTCTCCCTCTCGCCCGATGGAACTGGTAGAATTGTTCGGCTAACACACGAAACGTACTCTCTTACATCGGAACCG
This sequence is a window from Halohasta litchfieldiae. Protein-coding genes within it:
- a CDS encoding arsenate reductase/protein-tyrosine-phosphatase family protein is translated as MSTLHTISNKVADKSLTEIVRQSPRFIQKQLFRRSVRFYYYQKLHRTPTKRAARRAAAIDCLSGDDTLLFVCHGNICRSPFAEWYTKQELNSRGIEGVTVDSAGFQSPSDPTSPQDAVTTATNWDVDLTDHHSVQADAEILNESDLVLLMDYKNYYNFITAFPKFSDRIFFLRLFDHGSEMELTDPYNNGTDAFETVYEQIAHCIDSILEEYSSSVSG
- a CDS encoding orc1/cdc6 family replication initiation protein; translated protein: MSDPFADLHETLFADKDVLSEDYQPESILERDDEIEEYRHALSDVLFGRSPENIMLYGKAGLGKTAVTKYMMDALVDNAATREEADELHVHERNCNGKTLFTIVRGLVNDLLPPEASPFPKRGLGTADAFEELYAQLDRRGGTHLIVLDEIDHLEDADTLLYELPRARSNGHIETAHVGLIGISNNYTFREQLSPKVKDTLMETEISFSPYNAVELQTILENRAEKAFVDGGYDKSAINKAAAFAARDVGNARQAIDLLRVGGEVAEKRRAECVTDADIEEARTKVKRGRLENRIRDQTEHAQYILQAVAILESDDKTPARSKQIQGMYEAVATRCGADPLTTLKSIQDHLSELHMLGFLQRFERNEGRGGGQYHEHALDLDPEVVIEIRKQIESERGE